In the genome of Flexistipes sinusarabici DSM 4947, one region contains:
- a CDS encoding ABC transporter permease subunit (The N-terminal region of this protein, as described by TIGR01726, is a three transmembrane segment that identifies a subfamily of ABC transporter permease subunits, which specificities that include histidine, arginine, glutamine, glutamate, L-cystine (sic), the opines (in Agrobacterium) octopine and nopaline, etc.), whose product MTDFDFKTNVIWESLPILMDGLKLTVIITASGLLIGFFLGAIFGLLKLLKFKPLRYIANVYIETIRGTPIMVQVMFIYFGLPMALRTRIDPLTSAISAIAINSGAYIAEIVRGSVQSIDKGQTEAGRSIGLTRMQNMLYVVWPQAFRRMIPPLGNQFIISLKDTSLFVVIGVGELTRTGQEIIATNFRAFEVWTTVAILYLCITFVISKALNLLEYKLGLR is encoded by the coding sequence ATGACAGATTTTGATTTTAAAACAAATGTGATATGGGAGTCTTTACCCATACTTATGGATGGGCTGAAATTAACCGTTATTATTACCGCAAGCGGCCTTCTGATAGGGTTCTTTCTTGGTGCAATTTTCGGGCTTTTAAAACTGCTCAAGTTCAAACCATTACGTTATATTGCAAATGTATATATTGAAACTATCAGAGGTACACCTATAATGGTGCAGGTAATGTTTATTTATTTTGGTCTGCCTATGGCTCTCAGGACACGTATCGATCCATTAACTTCGGCTATTTCTGCCATTGCAATAAACTCCGGCGCCTATATAGCGGAAATTGTCAGAGGTTCCGTGCAGTCGATTGATAAGGGGCAGACAGAGGCAGGGCGCTCAATAGGGCTGACAAGAATGCAGAATATGCTGTATGTAGTCTGGCCGCAGGCTTTCAGAAGAATGATTCCACCCCTTGGGAACCAGTTTATAATCAGCCTGAAAGACACATCACTTTTTGTGGTAATCGGTGTTGGTGAGTTGACAAGGACGGGGCAGGAAATTATTGCAACAAATTTCAGGGCTTTTGAAGTATGGACAACCGTTGCCATACTGTATCTGTGCATAACTTTCGTTATAAGCAAAGCACTTAATTTATTGGAATATAAGCTGGGGTTAAGATGA
- a CDS encoding amino acid ABC transporter ATP-binding protein — translation MIIQIKDLHKYFGDLEVLKGINLNIEMGEVVVIIGASGSGKSTLLRCINKLEEITSGQIIIDGEDINGKNVNINEIRAETGMVFQQFNLFPHKTVLENVTLGPVKVRGVSKAEAKKTGLELLKKVGLSDKADAYPAQLSGGQMQRVAIARSLALNPKVMLFDEPTSALDPELVGEVLEVMKQLANEGMTMIVVSHEMGFAREVADRVIFIDKGVIEEEGTPEQIFDNPQNERTKAFLAKVK, via the coding sequence ATGATAATTCAAATAAAAGACTTACACAAATATTTCGGTGATTTGGAAGTTTTAAAGGGTATAAATCTGAATATTGAAATGGGAGAAGTCGTTGTAATAATAGGTGCAAGCGGCTCCGGTAAAAGTACGCTGTTAAGATGTATTAATAAGCTGGAAGAGATAACCTCCGGGCAGATAATAATAGACGGAGAAGATATCAACGGGAAAAATGTTAATATCAATGAAATTAGAGCAGAAACAGGAATGGTTTTTCAGCAGTTTAACCTTTTCCCCCATAAAACTGTACTGGAAAATGTTACTCTCGGTCCTGTAAAAGTAAGGGGGGTCAGTAAAGCAGAAGCAAAAAAAACCGGTCTCGAACTTTTGAAAAAAGTGGGGCTTTCGGATAAAGCCGATGCTTACCCGGCTCAGCTGAGCGGAGGGCAGATGCAAAGAGTGGCAATAGCCAGATCATTGGCGCTAAACCCAAAAGTGATGCTTTTTGACGAACCTACCAGCGCACTTGATCCAGAACTGGTGGGAGAAGTTCTGGAAGTAATGAAACAGCTGGCAAATGAAGGGATGACAATGATTGTGGTATCCCATGAGATGGGGTTTGCAAGAGAGGTTGCCGACAGGGTAATTTTTATAGACAAAGGGGTTATCGAAGAGGAAGGAACTCCTGAACAGATATTTGACAACCCACAAAATGAAAGAACAAAAGCATTTCTTGCAAAAGTCAAATAA
- a CDS encoding PEP/pyruvate-binding domain-containing protein yields MSDKSPVSSGISGLDTILNNLTKGDNVVWLSPSIKDYSRFVAPFVKQAVQDKRKIVYFRFASHENLIPEECRSYVDEHKLEAGVGFESFTKEVYSEVERHGKSVFYVFDSLSDLLYEWVTDAAISNFFMVICPFLYKLDTVAYFAILKHYHSFETISKIRKTAQVLIEVFNREGTHYVHPHKVFGKNSPTMFLPHECRDEENFIPIDNSYLATKLSSTLCAVNRSILNRRLDSWDRIFMEAEKFEQGSGNRSDSEIVNRIIKALMGRDEKILSLVKKHFTINDLLEIKNRMIGTGFIGGKAVGMLLARKILYNTNPGKWEEQLEPHDSFYIGSDIFYTFIIYNGWWDIFMEQKTDEGYFSAAKRLEELIMQGDFPEDVKDEFHEMLDHFGQYPFIIRSSSLLEDGFGNAFAGKYESFFCPIQGTRDERFEDFIHSLKKIYASAMSEDALSYRIERGLKYEDEVMALLVQRVSGSYHGYYYYPHVAGVGLSYNTYVWSKDIDPDAGMLRIVMGLGTRAVNRIEGDYARIVALNNPSLVPLSDKDNMFKYAQKDLDVLDVRSSGKHMVSFYMLDKENIPFDLNWIAERDFDTMRRLADSGGEVKDIWVLTFNKLLKSKFPAIMSDMMNTVEDEYECPVDIEFTLGFLDSESYVINLVQCRPLQANASDAKNIKVKKSAGDKILIETEGNFMGGNVCDYIRRVIYIDPTKYSTLSTTDKHEVARKIGEINRQMTVKKKFYTLVLGPGRWGTTSPELGIPVSFSDINNMYGLGEIEYEAGGLMPELSFGTHFFQDIVESNIFYLAVFARKDGGFIDSEYFKETDSVTKELVDVSKAVEETIRVIDFPKKTLYLTSNIKTQKLRLFIKHSS; encoded by the coding sequence TTGAGTGATAAATCGCCGGTCAGTTCGGGAATATCCGGCCTTGACACGATATTAAACAATTTGACAAAAGGCGATAATGTTGTTTGGCTTTCCCCATCCATTAAAGATTACAGCAGATTTGTTGCTCCTTTTGTAAAACAGGCTGTTCAAGATAAACGTAAAATAGTGTACTTTCGTTTTGCCTCACATGAAAACCTGATTCCTGAGGAATGCCGTTCATATGTTGACGAGCATAAGCTGGAAGCTGGTGTGGGCTTTGAATCCTTCACCAAAGAGGTTTACTCGGAGGTGGAAAGACATGGTAAGAGTGTATTTTATGTGTTTGATTCACTGTCCGACCTTCTGTATGAATGGGTTACGGATGCTGCAATATCAAATTTTTTCATGGTTATATGCCCGTTTTTATACAAACTTGATACAGTTGCATATTTTGCGATTCTGAAACATTACCATTCTTTTGAAACAATCTCCAAAATCAGGAAGACAGCACAGGTTTTAATAGAGGTATTTAACAGAGAAGGGACCCATTATGTTCACCCGCATAAAGTGTTCGGTAAAAACAGTCCCACTATGTTCCTCCCCCATGAATGCAGGGATGAAGAAAATTTTATCCCCATTGACAACAGTTACCTGGCCACGAAACTTTCTTCCACCCTTTGTGCGGTTAACAGATCAATTCTAAATAGAAGACTTGATTCCTGGGACAGAATTTTTATGGAAGCGGAGAAATTTGAACAGGGAAGTGGGAATCGGAGTGACTCTGAAATCGTTAACAGGATTATAAAAGCACTGATGGGCAGAGACGAAAAGATACTTTCATTGGTTAAGAAACATTTTACTATCAACGACTTGCTGGAAATTAAAAACAGGATGATAGGTACCGGGTTTATCGGGGGGAAAGCTGTTGGTATGCTCCTTGCGCGTAAAATACTTTATAACACCAATCCCGGAAAATGGGAAGAGCAACTGGAACCTCACGATTCATTTTATATCGGATCGGATATTTTTTATACATTTATAATATATAACGGCTGGTGGGATATTTTCATGGAACAAAAAACAGATGAAGGATATTTCAGTGCCGCCAAAAGACTGGAAGAGCTTATTATGCAGGGAGATTTTCCGGAAGATGTGAAGGATGAGTTTCACGAAATGCTTGATCATTTCGGGCAGTATCCTTTTATAATACGCTCCAGCAGTCTTCTTGAAGATGGATTCGGAAATGCTTTTGCCGGAAAATATGAAAGTTTTTTCTGTCCCATCCAGGGGACAAGGGATGAGCGCTTTGAAGATTTTATACATTCCTTAAAAAAGATATATGCCAGTGCGATGAGTGAGGATGCCCTGAGTTACCGTATCGAAAGGGGGCTGAAATATGAAGATGAAGTGATGGCTTTGCTTGTTCAACGGGTTTCGGGCAGCTACCATGGCTACTATTACTATCCCCATGTTGCCGGCGTAGGATTATCTTATAACACTTATGTCTGGAGTAAAGATATAGACCCTGATGCCGGAATGCTGAGGATTGTAATGGGATTGGGTACACGGGCTGTGAATAGAATTGAGGGGGATTATGCACGCATTGTGGCGCTAAACAACCCTTCACTTGTTCCCCTTTCGGATAAAGATAATATGTTTAAATATGCCCAGAAAGATCTTGATGTGCTGGATGTCAGAAGCAGCGGCAAGCATATGGTTTCATTTTATATGCTGGACAAGGAAAACATACCTTTTGACTTAAACTGGATTGCCGAAAGGGATTTCGATACAATGAGAAGGCTGGCCGATTCAGGCGGTGAAGTCAAAGATATATGGGTATTAACCTTTAACAAACTCTTAAAAAGTAAGTTTCCGGCAATTATGTCGGATATGATGAATACTGTTGAAGATGAATATGAGTGTCCTGTTGATATAGAATTCACCCTTGGTTTTCTGGACAGCGAATCGTATGTAATCAATCTGGTTCAGTGCAGACCTCTTCAGGCAAATGCATCGGATGCCAAAAATATCAAAGTGAAAAAATCCGCCGGGGATAAAATTCTAATAGAAACTGAAGGAAATTTTATGGGGGGTAATGTCTGTGATTATATCAGAAGAGTCATATATATAGACCCCACCAAATACTCAACATTGAGCACAACGGATAAACATGAGGTAGCTAGAAAAATAGGTGAAATAAACAGACAGATGACCGTCAAGAAAAAATTCTACACTCTTGTTTTGGGTCCCGGAAGATGGGGAACCACCTCACCGGAGCTGGGGATACCAGTGAGTTTTTCAGATATAAACAATATGTACGGACTGGGCGAAATTGAATATGAAGCCGGAGGGCTCATGCCGGAATTATCCTTCGGAACACATTTTTTCCAGGATATTGTCGAATCCAATATATTCTATCTTGCTGTTTTTGCCAGGAAAGACGGTGGTTTTATAGATTCCGAATATTTTAAAGAGACCGACTCTGTTACAAAGGAATTGGTGGATGTTTCAAAGGCAGTGGAAGAGACAATCAGAGTAATAGATTTTCCCAAAAAAACATTATATTTAACGTCAAATATTAAAACCCAAAAGTTGAGACTTTTTATAAAGCACAGCAGCTAA
- the gdhA gene encoding NADP-specific glutamate dehydrogenase, translated as MTEKAKKQIEEIYHQVIARNPGENEFHQAVKEVLDSLGPVLVKYPHYAEHKIIERICEPERQIIFRVPWEDDRGEIHINRGFRVEFNSALGPYKGGLRFHESVYLGVIKFLGFEQIFKNALTGLPIGGGKGGSDFNPKGKSDSEVMRFCQSFMTELSRHIGEKTDVPAGDIGVGSREIGYLFGQYKRMSNTYESGVLTGKGLAWGGSKVRKEATGYGAVYFVDEMLKARNDSFEGKTCVVSGSGNVAIYTIEKIHQLGGKVVALSDSGGVIYHEKGIDLDLVKQLKEVERRRIKDYCNYHKDAEYKPNGNVWEVPCQVAMPSATENELDGKDAETLVKNGCIAVGEGANMPTTPEGIKVFQEARIAYGPGKAANAGGVATSALEMQQNASRDSWSFSYTEERLHKIMINIHRDCLEAAQEFGASNDYVTGANIAGFKKVADAMIALGLI; from the coding sequence ATGACAGAAAAAGCAAAGAAACAGATTGAAGAAATTTATCATCAGGTAATTGCCAGGAACCCAGGTGAGAACGAGTTTCACCAGGCGGTAAAAGAAGTTTTGGACTCACTTGGTCCTGTTTTGGTAAAATATCCTCATTATGCAGAGCATAAAATTATTGAACGGATATGCGAGCCTGAAAGACAGATTATTTTCAGGGTTCCCTGGGAAGATGACAGAGGGGAAATCCATATTAACAGAGGTTTCAGAGTGGAGTTTAACAGTGCATTGGGGCCTTATAAAGGCGGTCTGAGATTTCATGAATCCGTTTATCTTGGTGTGATTAAATTTCTCGGTTTTGAACAGATTTTTAAGAATGCTCTCACCGGTCTTCCTATCGGCGGTGGAAAAGGAGGATCCGATTTTAACCCTAAAGGTAAATCTGACAGTGAAGTTATGAGATTCTGTCAGAGTTTCATGACAGAGCTTTCCAGGCATATCGGTGAAAAAACAGATGTTCCTGCAGGAGATATCGGTGTGGGCAGCAGGGAAATCGGCTACCTTTTCGGCCAATACAAGCGTATGAGTAATACTTATGAATCAGGCGTTTTAACAGGCAAAGGCTTGGCCTGGGGAGGCTCGAAGGTTAGAAAAGAAGCCACCGGTTACGGCGCTGTTTATTTCGTGGATGAAATGCTAAAAGCCAGAAATGACAGTTTTGAGGGTAAAACATGTGTTGTGTCAGGCTCCGGTAATGTTGCTATTTATACGATTGAAAAAATCCATCAGCTCGGAGGAAAAGTAGTGGCACTGTCTGATTCAGGCGGAGTAATCTATCATGAAAAAGGAATAGATCTCGATCTTGTGAAACAGCTCAAAGAAGTTGAAAGGCGTAGAATAAAGGATTATTGTAATTATCATAAAGATGCTGAATACAAGCCGAACGGAAATGTTTGGGAAGTACCATGTCAGGTTGCCATGCCTTCAGCAACTGAAAACGAGCTGGACGGCAAGGATGCAGAAACCCTTGTTAAAAACGGATGCATAGCTGTGGGCGAGGGAGCCAACATGCCGACAACACCTGAAGGAATTAAAGTTTTTCAGGAAGCCAGGATTGCTTACGGACCCGGAAAAGCTGCTAATGCCGGTGGGGTTGCAACTTCTGCTCTTGAAATGCAGCAAAATGCCAGCAGGGATTCCTGGTCTTTCAGTTATACAGAAGAAAGACTTCACAAAATAATGATTAATATTCATCGTGATTGTCTTGAAGCTGCGCAGGAATTTGGTGCTTCAAATGATTATGTTACAGGGGCAAACATAGCTGGATTTAAAAAGGTTGCTGATGCTATGATTGCGCTGGGATTGATTTAA
- a CDS encoding transposase, translating into MIGEIRKNVKRKIVSVVSSISEDNVSVKKPLHKHILEIVTGVLASKSCNLTEIARSLKEDIAIKDTLKRIRRNVHDHPEILELSNYYNMNKWKDKVREETIIALDAGDICHHFGNNFENHCRLRDGSKGSTGNGYYLNQISCYNPSERITFPMYLDMYSSEEQSFKSMNTESMKAVENFVSAAGPKGLWVLDRGYDGGIMLNYFLNKDLDFVTRLTKKRHLVLGGKPVSIPDLVKKINRRYKIGKSFRFGYKKCYINLEGKLYPVTVMVNKGEENKEPHILLTNGHIKKSREIKRRVTGYYHRWGVEECYRFEKQGFGIEKSLTPNFNAIKSLLGASMLAWSVLLMVQEDEILKEQVIANSKREKSKKKDRPKFIYYSLLDGISRAFIMAKEIFRFRKPKPPNLAPTIDELLNKRSLGMIL; encoded by the coding sequence ATGATAGGTGAAATTAGGAAAAATGTGAAGAGAAAAATTGTGAGTGTAGTATCATCAATTTCAGAGGATAATGTAAGTGTAAAAAAGCCCCTTCATAAACATATTTTGGAAATAGTAACCGGAGTATTAGCCTCAAAGAGCTGCAACTTAACAGAGATAGCAAGAAGCCTGAAGGAAGATATAGCCATAAAAGACACTTTAAAAAGGATACGCCGTAATGTCCATGATCACCCAGAGATTCTTGAATTGTCGAATTATTACAATATGAACAAGTGGAAAGACAAAGTAAGGGAAGAAACAATAATAGCATTGGATGCGGGAGACATTTGTCATCATTTTGGCAATAACTTTGAAAATCATTGTCGTTTAAGAGATGGGAGCAAAGGCAGTACCGGCAACGGTTATTATCTAAATCAAATAAGTTGTTACAATCCTTCTGAGAGAATAACATTTCCAATGTATCTTGATATGTACAGCAGCGAAGAACAGAGCTTTAAGAGTATGAACACGGAAAGTATGAAAGCGGTAGAGAATTTTGTATCAGCAGCTGGACCCAAAGGTTTGTGGGTATTAGACCGTGGTTATGACGGCGGTATTATGCTGAATTATTTTTTAAACAAGGATCTTGATTTTGTAACCAGATTAACAAAAAAGCGCCACCTTGTTTTAGGAGGTAAACCGGTAAGTATTCCTGATTTAGTGAAGAAAATAAACAGACGTTACAAAATTGGGAAATCTTTTAGGTTTGGCTATAAGAAGTGTTATATAAATCTTGAAGGTAAGCTTTACCCTGTGACTGTAATGGTTAATAAGGGGGAGGAGAATAAAGAGCCTCATATTTTACTTACAAATGGTCACATAAAGAAATCCAGAGAGATTAAGAGACGCGTGACAGGATATTACCACCGCTGGGGCGTGGAAGAATGTTACAGATTTGAGAAGCAGGGCTTTGGAATAGAGAAGAGTTTAACCCCTAACTTTAATGCGATAAAATCACTGCTTGGAGCATCCATGTTAGCCTGGAGCGTATTGCTGATGGTACAGGAGGATGAAATATTAAAAGAGCAGGTCATTGCAAATTCTAAGAGGGAGAAATCCAAAAAGAAAGATCGACCAAAATTTATATATTATAGCCTTTTAGATGGTATTAGCAGAGCATTTATTATGGCTAAGGAAATATTTAGATTTCGAAAACCCAAGCCGCCTAATTTAGCTCCTACAATTGATGAATTGTTAAATAAACGTTCACTTGGTATGATACTGTGA
- a CDS encoding NRDE family protein, translated as MCFIVFSFKAHNKNKLIFCANRDEFYNRKTEKLHCWRSDSYKKDESNRILAGRDLQSGGTWLGVTKSGRFAALTNFREGTAKDPKKTSRGLIVKNFLQGNDDPLSYAKQLDLKKNRYEGFNLLFGSSDEMYYFSNRANSLLPISEGIYGLSNATLDTPWPKINRGKRLFKEIISCEDVQIDSLFEMLRDDKKPEKRELPFTGVSEEFEKELSPIFVRINGYGTRSSSVILIDYNDNVEFYEKNYDSSGKEINNSYYTFQII; from the coding sequence ATGTGTTTTATCGTATTCAGCTTTAAAGCGCACAATAAAAATAAGCTGATTTTCTGTGCCAACAGGGATGAATTTTATAATCGAAAAACGGAAAAACTTCATTGTTGGCGCTCAGATTCGTATAAAAAGGATGAAAGTAACAGAATTCTGGCTGGAAGAGATTTACAGAGCGGCGGGACATGGCTCGGTGTCACAAAATCCGGGCGTTTTGCCGCTCTTACAAATTTCAGGGAAGGTACTGCAAAAGATCCGAAAAAAACATCCCGCGGCCTCATTGTAAAAAATTTTCTACAGGGGAATGATGACCCTTTAAGTTACGCCAAACAACTTGATTTAAAGAAAAATCGGTATGAAGGTTTTAATCTTTTATTCGGCAGCAGTGATGAAATGTATTACTTCAGCAACAGAGCTAACTCTCTCCTGCCGATCTCAGAAGGCATTTATGGCTTAAGCAATGCTACCCTGGATACCCCCTGGCCTAAGATAAACAGAGGCAAAAGGCTTTTTAAAGAAATTATTTCATGTGAGGATGTGCAGATTGATAGCCTTTTTGAAATGCTCCGTGATGACAAAAAACCTGAAAAGAGGGAGCTTCCTTTTACCGGTGTCTCTGAGGAGTTTGAAAAAGAGTTATCACCTATTTTTGTGAGAATAAACGGTTACGGTACCCGCTCATCAAGTGTAATTCTCATAGATTACAATGATAATGTTGAGTTTTATGAAAAAAATTACGACAGTTCAGGAAAAGAAATTAATAACTCATATTATACCTTTCAAATCATCTGA
- a CDS encoding aldehyde dehydrogenase family protein — MAETWKTYVDGRWVDTGEQIDVIDKYSGEVFAKVPKCDRDMVEEAILNAKSAFADFKKYPAHKRAEVLEKAYLKILDRQDEIAETICKEAGKAWKYSLNEVLRGAETFKFAAEEAKRIHGETIPLDASKFGENRRGYYFREPLGVVGAITPFNFPLNLVGHKVAPAIAAGNSVVLKPASTTPVTSLILAEILEDCGLPKGVFNVVIGSGSVVGDMIVTHPECKKISFTGSPEVGDQITKKAGIKKVTLELGNNSATVIDEDADLKKAAARCAASAFANSGQVCISLQRIYVHKNVLKQFEELFVEEVNKLKFGNPLEKDCDVGPMIEESEAERAETWVKEAVKEGAQVIAGGKREGRMMEPTVLTNVTDEMKVMCMEVFAPVVSIVSFDDYYEAVKLVENSDYGLQTGIYTNNIKKAYYAIDNLDVGGVMINDTSIFRVDHMPYGGNKMSGIGREGVKFAIEDMTNIKMVVFNIG; from the coding sequence ATGGCTGAAACATGGAAAACATATGTAGACGGAAGATGGGTTGATACCGGTGAGCAGATTGATGTGATTGACAAATACAGCGGAGAGGTTTTCGCCAAAGTTCCAAAATGTGACAGGGATATGGTTGAAGAAGCAATTTTAAATGCAAAATCAGCTTTCGCGGATTTTAAAAAATATCCGGCTCATAAAAGGGCGGAAGTGCTTGAAAAAGCTTATCTGAAAATTCTGGACAGACAGGATGAAATAGCTGAAACAATATGCAAAGAAGCGGGAAAAGCATGGAAATATTCACTCAATGAGGTTTTAAGAGGAGCCGAAACGTTCAAATTTGCTGCAGAAGAGGCAAAACGTATACATGGAGAAACAATCCCGCTGGATGCCAGCAAATTCGGTGAAAATCGCAGAGGATATTATTTCAGAGAGCCTCTGGGAGTTGTAGGGGCAATTACACCGTTTAATTTTCCCCTGAATCTTGTCGGGCATAAAGTGGCCCCGGCAATAGCGGCTGGTAACAGCGTTGTGTTAAAACCTGCTTCAACAACACCTGTGACATCTCTTATTCTGGCTGAAATTCTTGAGGACTGCGGACTGCCAAAAGGTGTTTTTAATGTTGTAATCGGTTCCGGCTCTGTGGTGGGGGATATGATAGTAACACATCCGGAGTGTAAAAAAATAAGTTTTACCGGATCACCTGAAGTTGGCGATCAGATTACCAAGAAGGCCGGTATTAAGAAAGTCACACTTGAGCTTGGGAATAATTCTGCCACTGTAATTGATGAAGACGCTGATTTAAAAAAGGCTGCGGCAAGATGTGCAGCCAGTGCTTTTGCAAACTCCGGCCAGGTTTGTATTTCACTGCAAAGAATATATGTCCACAAAAATGTTTTAAAGCAGTTTGAAGAGCTTTTCGTTGAAGAAGTTAATAAGCTTAAATTCGGTAATCCGCTGGAGAAAGATTGTGATGTGGGACCCATGATTGAAGAAAGTGAAGCCGAAAGAGCTGAAACATGGGTTAAAGAGGCTGTAAAAGAAGGAGCGCAGGTTATCGCCGGGGGCAAAAGAGAAGGCCGGATGATGGAACCGACAGTACTGACAAATGTAACTGATGAAATGAAAGTTATGTGTATGGAGGTGTTTGCTCCGGTAGTTTCAATAGTAAGTTTTGACGATTATTATGAAGCTGTCAAACTGGTTGAAAATTCAGATTACGGGCTTCAGACAGGGATTTACACTAATAATATCAAAAAAGCATACTACGCCATAGATAACCTGGATGTTGGCGGTGTTATGATAAATGATACCTCTATATTCAGGGTGGATCATATGCCTTATGGCGGCAACAAAATGAGCGGTATCGGCAGAGAAGGGGTTAAGTTTGCCATTGAAGATATGACCAATATAAAAATGGTAGTATTTAATATAGGCTGA